One region of Streptomyces subrutilus genomic DNA includes:
- a CDS encoding chorismate mutase: MTTITTTPEQLIADSRERIDALDDRIIGLIQERMAVSTVIQEARITSGGRRVHLSREMEVLSHWSGALGKPGTALAMTLLELCRGRV, translated from the coding sequence ATGACCACGATCACCACCACCCCCGAGCAGCTCATCGCCGACTCCCGTGAGCGCATCGACGCCCTCGACGACCGGATCATCGGACTGATCCAGGAGCGGATGGCCGTCTCGACGGTCATCCAGGAGGCGCGGATCACCTCGGGTGGGCGGCGGGTGCACCTGTCCCGGGAGATGGAGGTGCTCTCGCACTGGAGCGGCGCCCTCGGCAAGCCCGGCACCGCCCTCGCCATGACGCTGCTGGAGCTGTGCCGGGGCCGCGTGTGA
- the guaA gene encoding glutamine-hydrolyzing GMP synthase, with protein MPEAPSAAHDSAPDTVLVVDFGAQYAQLIARRVREARVYSEIVPSSMPVDEMLAKNPKAIILSGGPSSVYEEGAPQLDRSLFEAGVPVFGMCYGFQLMATTLGGQVDNTGAREYGRTPLAVSKAGSTLFEGTPEQQSVWMSHGDACSAAPEGFAVTASTDVVPVAAFENDAKKLYGVQYHPEVMHSTHGQQVLEHFLYRGAGLSPTWTTGNIVEEQVAAIREQVGDKRAICGLSGGVDSAVAAALVQKAIGSQLTCVYVDHGLMRKGETEQVEKDFVAATGVQLKVVDAQERFLNALAGVSDPEAKRKIIGREFIRVFEQAQLEILQEEGPAVAFLVQGTLYPDVVESGGGTGTANIKSHHNVGGLPDDIEFELVEPLRQLFKDEVRMVGQELGLPDEIVHRQPFPGPGLGIRIVGEVTKDRLDLLREADAIARQELTAAGLDREIWQCPVVLLADVRSVGVQGDGRTYGHPIVLRPVSSEDAMTADWTRMPYDVLARISTRITNEVPDVNRVVLDCTSKPPGTIEWE; from the coding sequence GTGCCAGAAGCACCCTCCGCCGCCCACGACAGCGCCCCGGACACGGTTCTCGTCGTCGACTTCGGCGCCCAGTACGCCCAGCTCATCGCCCGTCGCGTCCGCGAGGCACGGGTCTACAGCGAGATCGTGCCGAGCTCGATGCCCGTCGACGAGATGCTGGCCAAGAACCCCAAGGCGATCATCCTCTCCGGCGGCCCGTCCTCCGTGTACGAGGAGGGCGCCCCGCAGCTCGACCGCTCCCTGTTCGAGGCCGGCGTCCCCGTCTTCGGCATGTGCTACGGCTTCCAGCTGATGGCGACCACCCTCGGCGGCCAGGTCGACAACACCGGCGCCCGCGAGTACGGCCGCACCCCGCTGGCCGTCTCCAAGGCCGGGTCCACCCTCTTCGAGGGCACCCCCGAGCAGCAGTCGGTGTGGATGTCCCACGGCGACGCCTGCTCCGCCGCCCCCGAGGGCTTCGCCGTCACCGCGTCGACCGACGTGGTCCCGGTCGCGGCCTTCGAGAACGACGCGAAGAAGCTGTACGGCGTGCAGTACCACCCCGAGGTGATGCACTCCACGCACGGCCAGCAGGTCCTGGAGCACTTCCTCTACCGGGGCGCGGGCCTGTCCCCGACCTGGACCACCGGCAACATCGTCGAGGAGCAGGTCGCGGCCATCCGCGAGCAGGTCGGCGACAAGCGCGCCATCTGCGGCCTGTCCGGCGGTGTGGACTCGGCCGTGGCCGCCGCGCTCGTGCAGAAGGCCATCGGCTCGCAGCTGACCTGCGTGTACGTCGACCACGGTCTGATGCGCAAGGGCGAGACCGAGCAGGTGGAGAAGGACTTCGTCGCCGCCACCGGGGTGCAGCTGAAGGTCGTCGACGCGCAGGAGCGCTTCCTGAACGCGCTGGCCGGCGTCTCCGACCCGGAGGCCAAGCGCAAGATCATCGGCCGTGAGTTCATCCGCGTCTTCGAGCAGGCCCAACTGGAGATCCTCCAGGAGGAGGGCCCCGCGGTCGCCTTCCTCGTGCAGGGCACCCTGTACCCGGACGTGGTCGAGTCCGGCGGCGGCACCGGCACGGCGAACATCAAGTCCCACCACAACGTGGGCGGGCTCCCCGACGACATCGAGTTCGAGCTCGTCGAGCCGCTGCGCCAGCTGTTCAAGGACGAGGTCCGGATGGTCGGCCAGGAGCTGGGCCTCCCGGACGAGATCGTCCACCGCCAGCCCTTCCCGGGTCCCGGCCTCGGCATCCGCATCGTCGGCGAGGTCACCAAGGACCGCCTGGACCTGCTGCGCGAGGCCGACGCCATCGCCCGCCAGGAGCTCACCGCGGCCGGCCTGGACCGGGAGATCTGGCAGTGCCCGGTCGTCCTGCTCGCGGACGTCCGCAGCGTCGGCGTCCAGGGCGACGGCCGCACCTACGGCCACCCGATCGTCCTGCGCCCCGTCTCCTCCGAGGACGCGATGACCGCGGACTGGACGCGCATGCCCTACGACGTGCTCGCGCGGATCTCCACCCGCATCACCAACGAGGTGCCGGACGTGAACCGCGTGGTGCTGGACTGCACGAGCAAGCCCCCGGGCACCATCGAGTGGGAGTAG
- a CDS encoding class II aldolase/adducin family protein — MPDRPVPVPVERLGFEMPPAHTDPADERAHRKERLAGALRLLGGYGYEDGVSGHVSARDPEFEDCYWVNPFGRAFAGLTAADLLLVDGDGRVLQGERRVNELAFAVHAAVHRERPEVVAVVRTQAPYGRALAALGELLAPISQEACVFYEDHALLNEFAGAEDASRIGRALGPYKALILRNRGLLTVGGSVDAAVWWFLAAERAAQVQLIARAAGKPVLIDHHSAIATRERFGSDLAAWVNYQPLRHNGDTPVASTS, encoded by the coding sequence ATGCCGGATCGACCCGTACCCGTCCCCGTGGAACGGCTCGGCTTCGAGATGCCGCCCGCGCACACCGACCCGGCCGACGAGCGGGCGCACCGCAAGGAGCGGCTCGCCGGGGCGCTGCGCCTGCTGGGCGGGTACGGCTACGAGGACGGGGTGTCCGGACACGTCAGCGCGCGGGACCCGGAGTTCGAGGACTGCTACTGGGTCAACCCCTTCGGCCGGGCCTTCGCCGGGCTGACCGCCGCCGACCTCCTGCTGGTGGACGGGGACGGGCGGGTCCTCCAGGGGGAGCGCCGGGTCAACGAGCTGGCCTTCGCCGTGCACGCCGCCGTGCACCGGGAGCGCCCCGAGGTGGTGGCCGTCGTGCGCACGCAGGCACCGTACGGCCGCGCCCTCGCCGCGCTCGGCGAGCTGCTGGCCCCGATCTCCCAGGAGGCCTGCGTTTTCTACGAGGACCACGCGCTGCTGAACGAGTTCGCCGGAGCCGAGGACGCGAGCCGGATCGGGCGCGCGCTGGGCCCGTACAAGGCGCTCATCCTGCGCAACCGGGGGCTGCTGACGGTCGGCGGCTCGGTGGACGCCGCCGTCTGGTGGTTCCTCGCGGCGGAGCGGGCCGCGCAGGTGCAGCTGATCGCGCGGGCAGCCGGGAAACCGGTGCTCATCGACCACCACAGCGCGATCGCCACGCGGGAGCGGTTCGGGTCCGATCTGGCCGCCTGGGTGAACTACCAGCCGCTGCGCCACAACGGTGACACGCCGGTGGCGTCAACATCATGA
- a CDS encoding TQO small subunit DoxD, with translation MTRTDVSTDAPAVRPLKVRAADYALLPLRIFLGVTFVYAGVDKLTDSAFLSASGAGSIGELMTGVRDTSAIPALVDMALEAPVGFAVALAIGEILVGLGTLAGLLTRIAALGGALIALSLWLTVSWAVTPYYYGNDLIYMIAWIPLIIAGAPYWSLDSLIGSRWSRRSRRTA, from the coding sequence GTGACCCGAACTGATGTCTCGACAGACGCGCCCGCAGTCCGCCCGCTGAAGGTACGCGCGGCCGACTACGCACTGCTGCCCCTGCGGATCTTCCTCGGCGTGACCTTCGTCTACGCGGGCGTGGACAAGCTGACCGACTCCGCGTTCCTCTCCGCCTCCGGCGCCGGCTCCATCGGGGAGCTGATGACGGGAGTGCGCGACACCTCCGCGATCCCCGCCCTGGTGGACATGGCCCTGGAGGCCCCCGTCGGCTTCGCCGTCGCCCTGGCCATCGGGGAGATCCTCGTCGGCCTCGGGACGCTGGCCGGCCTGCTGACCCGGATCGCGGCCCTCGGCGGAGCGCTGATCGCGCTCAGCCTGTGGCTCACCGTCTCCTGGGCGGTGACCCCGTACTACTACGGCAACGACCTGATCTACATGATCGCCTGGATCCCGCTGATCATCGCCGGGGCGCCCTACTGGTCCCTTGACTCGCTGATCGGGTCGCGCTGGTCGCGGCGGTCGCGCCGGACGGCGTAG
- a CDS encoding PspC domain-containing protein, which translates to MTEVHDAPPAGPGAPRPPGLRPPLRRGKRDKVLAGVCGGLGRYFDLDPVVFRIVLGVLAVTGGVGLIFYGFAWLLLPQEGEEDSEAKKMLTGRVEGATLAAVFAALVGCALFLSMLDNGVLAVFSVLVVLALGGASYWSQRRRTAGPEEAEAPAPQETKAPPETKAPPAPGGPSWWRDPLVKDGTTGPVGATGYLWGPADSAVPGEPGAAPTATAAGAAAVAAGKPAPAARPRGGIGGRVFVLALIAGIAAAGADWQGRPLGDALQSGLAAALVVFGLGLAVSSLLGRTGFGTIVLAVFTSGLLAVAAVLPREIGTDWRETEWRPAAVADVRPVYEAGTGLATLDLSRLDVPKGATLSVRASVDAGRLKVIVPREVTAEADVAIRLGDIQMPGDTGQDVRVRGGGEHRQATLSPPAGTEAGGTIELHLDAGVGQVEVARAAS; encoded by the coding sequence ATGACCGAAGTACACGATGCCCCGCCGGCCGGGCCCGGGGCGCCCCGGCCTCCCGGCCTGCGGCCTCCCCTGCGCCGCGGCAAGCGCGACAAGGTCCTGGCGGGCGTGTGCGGCGGTCTGGGCCGGTACTTCGACCTGGACCCGGTGGTCTTCCGGATCGTGTTGGGCGTCCTCGCGGTCACCGGCGGCGTCGGCCTGATCTTCTACGGCTTCGCGTGGCTGCTGCTCCCGCAGGAGGGCGAGGAGGACAGCGAGGCGAAGAAGATGCTGACCGGCCGGGTCGAGGGCGCCACCCTCGCCGCGGTGTTCGCCGCCCTGGTCGGCTGCGCGCTGTTCCTGTCGATGCTGGACAACGGCGTGCTCGCGGTCTTCTCGGTGCTGGTCGTCCTGGCTCTGGGCGGGGCTTCGTACTGGTCGCAGCGGCGGCGGACCGCGGGCCCCGAGGAGGCCGAGGCCCCCGCGCCGCAGGAGACGAAGGCGCCGCCGGAGACCAAGGCGCCGCCCGCCCCCGGCGGCCCGTCGTGGTGGCGGGACCCGCTGGTCAAGGACGGCACGACCGGTCCGGTCGGCGCGACGGGGTACCTGTGGGGTCCCGCCGACTCGGCCGTCCCCGGGGAGCCGGGCGCCGCGCCGACCGCGACCGCGGCCGGCGCCGCCGCCGTCGCCGCGGGGAAGCCGGCCCCGGCGGCCCGGCCGCGCGGCGGGATCGGCGGCCGGGTCTTCGTCCTGGCGCTGATCGCCGGGATCGCCGCGGCGGGCGCCGACTGGCAGGGGCGTCCGCTGGGCGATGCCCTGCAGAGCGGGCTGGCCGCCGCGCTCGTGGTCTTCGGCCTCGGTCTCGCCGTCAGCTCCCTGCTGGGGCGCACCGGCTTCGGCACGATCGTGCTGGCCGTGTTCACCTCGGGGCTGCTCGCGGTGGCCGCCGTACTGCCCCGGGAGATCGGCACGGACTGGCGGGAGACCGAGTGGCGTCCGGCCGCGGTGGCCGACGTACGGCCCGTGTACGAGGCGGGGACCGGCCTCGCCACCTTGGACCTGAGCCGTCTGGACGTGCCGAAGGGCGCCACCCTGTCCGTCCGCGCCTCCGTGGACGCGGGGCGGCTGAAGGTGATCGTGCCCCGGGAGGTGACCGCCGAGGCCGATGTGGCCATCCGGTTGGGCGACATCCAGATGCCCGGGGACACGGGCCAGGACGTACGGGTCCGCGGCGGCGGTGAGCACCGGCAGGCGACCTTGTCGCCCCCGGCCGGCACCGAGGCCGGCGGGACGATCGAGCTGCACCTGGACGCGGGTGTGGGACAGGTGGAGGTGGCCCGTGCGGCGTCATGA
- a CDS encoding ATP-binding protein translates to MPVAAAPRTPHAADVDEVPQRKLYRSADGRMLGGVARGLAGHLGLPVIWVRLAFLGLFMWGDGLGVLLYAAFWVFVPLGVGGRSGHRSYFDTLPDGTRRLRKPDKGQITALIALCIGAGIFISQVQVGGASGRYVWPTLLVGAGVVLVWRQADNARRAHWTEAAGRHGRLLQVARALAGVALVGVGLTVFIVVRGSAAQLGNVLTATLAVLVGVALLAGPWLIRLTQDLSEERLMRIRAQERAEVAAHVHDSVLHTLTLIQRGAEDAGEVRRLARAQERELRNWLYNPEGTGKEEAEEPATLAEAVKKTAAEVEDHHGVPIEVVVVGDCPLDERLAAQVQAAREAMVNAAKYGGEGGPVQVYAEVEAQSVFVSVRDRGPGFDIDAVPDDRMGVRESIIGRMQRNGGTARLRSAPDGGTEVELEMERAANAA, encoded by the coding sequence ATGCCCGTAGCCGCCGCTCCCCGTACCCCGCACGCCGCCGACGTCGACGAGGTGCCGCAGCGCAAGCTCTACCGCAGCGCCGACGGCCGGATGCTCGGCGGAGTCGCACGGGGCCTCGCCGGGCACCTCGGGCTGCCGGTGATCTGGGTCCGGCTGGCCTTCCTCGGCCTGTTCATGTGGGGCGACGGGCTCGGCGTGCTGCTGTACGCCGCGTTCTGGGTGTTCGTACCGCTGGGCGTCGGCGGCCGCAGCGGACACCGCTCCTACTTCGACACCCTGCCCGACGGCACCCGCCGCCTGCGCAAACCCGACAAGGGGCAGATCACCGCGCTGATCGCGCTGTGCATCGGTGCGGGCATCTTCATCTCCCAGGTGCAGGTCGGCGGCGCCTCCGGCCGGTACGTGTGGCCCACGCTGCTGGTCGGGGCCGGGGTGGTCCTCGTATGGCGGCAGGCCGACAACGCCCGCCGGGCCCACTGGACCGAGGCCGCCGGACGGCACGGCCGGCTGCTGCAGGTCGCCCGGGCGCTGGCCGGGGTGGCCCTGGTCGGCGTCGGCCTCACCGTCTTCATCGTCGTACGCGGCTCCGCGGCCCAGCTCGGCAACGTCCTGACCGCCACCCTCGCCGTCCTCGTCGGCGTCGCGCTGCTCGCCGGACCCTGGCTGATCCGGCTGACCCAGGACCTCTCCGAGGAGCGGCTGATGCGCATCCGCGCCCAGGAGCGCGCCGAGGTCGCCGCCCACGTGCACGACTCGGTGCTGCACACCCTCACGCTGATCCAGCGGGGCGCCGAGGACGCGGGGGAGGTGCGCCGCCTCGCGCGGGCACAGGAGCGCGAGCTGCGGAACTGGCTGTACAACCCCGAGGGCACCGGCAAGGAAGAGGCCGAGGAGCCGGCCACCCTGGCGGAGGCCGTGAAGAAGACCGCCGCCGAGGTCGAGGACCACCACGGCGTGCCCATCGAGGTCGTCGTCGTCGGCGACTGCCCGCTCGACGAGCGGCTGGCGGCACAGGTCCAGGCCGCGCGCGAGGCGATGGTCAACGCCGCCAAGTACGGTGGCGAGGGAGGGCCGGTGCAGGTGTACGCCGAGGTGGAGGCGCAGAGCGTGTTCGTGTCCGTACGGGACCGGGGACCGGGCTTCGACATCGACGCGGTACCGGACGACCGGATGGGCGTACGAGAATCGATCATCGGCCGGATGCAGCGCAACGGCGGGACCGCACGGCTGCGGTCGGCGCCCGACGGCGGCACGGAAGTCGAACTGGAGATGGAGAGGGCGGCGAACGCAGCATGA
- a CDS encoding LuxR C-terminal-related transcriptional regulator, with product MTEDNAVTQTGRRVRVVLVDDHRMFRTGVQAEIGETARTGVEVVGEAADVDQAVTVITATRPEVVLLDVHLPGGGGVEVLRRCAPLMAAAENQVRFLALSVSDAAEDVIGVIRGGARGYVTKTITGTDLVDSVFRVQEGDAVFSPRLAGFVLDAFASTDAPPVDEDLDRLTQREREVLRLIARGYAYKEIAKQLFISVKTVESHVSAVLRKLQLSNRHELTRWATARRLV from the coding sequence ATGACCGAGGACAACGCGGTGACGCAGACCGGCCGGCGGGTCCGGGTGGTGCTCGTCGACGACCACCGGATGTTCCGCACCGGCGTGCAGGCCGAGATCGGCGAGACCGCGCGGACCGGGGTCGAGGTCGTCGGCGAGGCCGCCGACGTGGACCAGGCCGTCACCGTCATCACCGCCACCCGGCCCGAGGTCGTCCTGCTGGACGTGCACCTGCCCGGCGGCGGCGGGGTCGAGGTGCTGCGGCGCTGCGCCCCGCTGATGGCGGCGGCCGAGAACCAGGTGCGGTTCCTGGCCCTGTCGGTGTCGGACGCGGCGGAGGACGTCATCGGCGTCATCCGGGGCGGGGCGCGCGGCTACGTCACCAAGACCATCACCGGCACCGACCTGGTGGACTCGGTCTTCCGGGTGCAGGAGGGGGACGCGGTGTTCTCGCCGCGGCTGGCCGGCTTCGTGCTCGACGCCTTCGCCTCCACCGACGCCCCGCCCGTCGACGAGGACCTGGACCGGCTCACCCAGCGCGAGCGCGAGGTGCTGCGGCTCATCGCGCGCGGGTACGCGTACAAGGAGATCGCCAAGCAGCTCTTCATCTCCGTCAAGACGGTGGAGTCGCACGTCTCGGCCGTCCTCAGGAAGCTCCAGCTCTCCAACCGGCACGAGCTGACCCGCTGGGCGACGGCTCGCCGGCTGGTGTAG
- a CDS encoding alpha/beta hydrolase has translation MSLTGTPLFATVVALTVIAVVLPLAVWSKVRGPAVVRVASRALMVVFAQVTAIALVFVGVNRDMNFYASWGDLLGTGTYVTAAPDLGPDGLGGKKAEAAPKVKQAFEPVEGLGGRVRKTELDGKISGVKGDVMVWLPPQYDDPAYKDKKFPVVELIPGIPGTGKSWFQGLKAHEVLEPLMKSGKVQPFILVSPRAMLLGNADTGCANLPGKVNADSWFSVDVRKMVVDNFRVSEEARTWGVAGYSAGAYCAAKLAINHPDRYSAAVSLSGYNDPGQEPSSLVAQDPELRRTHNLKHVLQSAPTPPAVSLWMSGAEHDGYLSGTDLKAIAKGPTTVHAEKVTGGHNLDSWSKQLPQTFDWLSKTVKAP, from the coding sequence ATGAGCCTGACGGGGACCCCCCTCTTCGCGACGGTGGTCGCCCTGACCGTGATCGCCGTCGTCCTGCCGCTGGCCGTGTGGAGCAAGGTGCGCGGCCCTGCCGTCGTACGCGTGGCCTCGCGCGCCCTGATGGTGGTGTTCGCCCAGGTCACCGCCATCGCGCTGGTGTTCGTCGGGGTCAACCGGGACATGAACTTCTACGCCTCCTGGGGCGACCTGCTCGGCACCGGCACGTACGTCACCGCCGCGCCCGACCTCGGGCCGGACGGACTCGGCGGGAAGAAGGCCGAGGCCGCGCCGAAGGTGAAGCAGGCCTTCGAGCCCGTCGAGGGGCTCGGCGGCCGGGTCCGGAAGACCGAACTCGACGGCAAGATCTCCGGGGTCAAGGGCGACGTCATGGTGTGGCTGCCGCCCCAGTACGACGACCCGGCCTACAAGGACAAGAAGTTCCCCGTGGTCGAGCTGATCCCGGGCATCCCGGGCACGGGCAAGTCCTGGTTCCAGGGGCTCAAGGCGCACGAGGTGCTCGAGCCGCTGATGAAGAGCGGCAAGGTGCAGCCGTTCATCCTGGTCTCGCCGCGCGCCATGCTGCTGGGCAACGCCGACACCGGCTGCGCCAACCTCCCGGGCAAGGTCAACGCCGACAGCTGGTTCAGCGTCGACGTCCGCAAGATGGTCGTCGACAACTTCCGGGTCTCCGAGGAGGCCCGCACCTGGGGCGTGGCGGGCTACTCGGCCGGGGCGTACTGCGCCGCCAAGCTGGCGATCAACCACCCCGACCGCTACAGCGCGGCCGTCTCCCTGTCCGGCTACAACGACCCGGGCCAGGAGCCCTCCTCGCTGGTCGCCCAGGATCCGGAACTGCGCCGTACGCACAACCTGAAGCACGTGCTCCAGTCCGCGCCGACGCCGCCGGCGGTCTCGCTGTGGATGTCGGGGGCGGAGCACGACGGCTACCTGTCCGGCACGGACCTCAAGGCGATCGCGAAGGGCCCGACCACGGTGCACGCCGAGAAGGTGACGGGCGGGCACAACCTCGACTCGTGGTCGAAGCAGCTGCCCCAGACCTTCGACTGGCTGAGCAAGACGGTCAAGGCGCCGTAG
- a CDS encoding C40 family peptidase, giving the protein MASHRKPRQRPLSGGTVRTAATLALAGAATATAFEGTSQADPRPTPAQVEAQVDRLYEEAEAATERYNGAKEKADEAERALDGLRDETARKADQLNAARGALGSLAATQYRQGSLGTAVQLAMAADPQEYLSQASFISRAGDRNAAGISSVRRRLDEVGKLREQAAGRLADLRTQRDELAGRKAEIEGKLATAKRLLAKLTAEQRAAYEARSGVAAPAAAPQSAPPPPSDGSRAARAVAFAHGAIGKPYVWGSTGPGSFDCSGLTQAAWRSAGVSLPRTTYTQINAGRRVSRDQLAPGDLVFFYSGVTHVGLYIGNGQMIHAPRPGSTVRMAPIDSMPWAGASRPA; this is encoded by the coding sequence GTGGCCAGTCATCGAAAGCCGAGGCAGCGCCCGCTCTCCGGCGGCACCGTACGGACCGCCGCAACTCTCGCCCTCGCGGGCGCTGCCACCGCCACCGCCTTCGAAGGCACTTCCCAGGCCGACCCCCGCCCCACGCCCGCACAGGTCGAGGCCCAGGTGGACCGGCTCTACGAGGAGGCGGAGGCCGCGACCGAGCGGTACAACGGGGCGAAGGAGAAGGCCGACGAGGCCGAGCGGGCGCTGGACGGCCTGCGCGACGAGACCGCCCGCAAGGCCGACCAGCTCAACGCCGCCCGCGGCGCCCTCGGCTCCCTCGCCGCCACCCAGTACCGCCAGGGCTCCCTGGGGACGGCCGTACAGCTCGCCATGGCGGCCGACCCGCAGGAGTACCTCTCCCAGGCCTCCTTCATCTCCCGCGCCGGGGACCGCAACGCCGCCGGGATCAGCTCCGTACGCCGCCGCCTCGACGAGGTCGGCAAGCTGCGGGAGCAGGCCGCCGGGCGGCTCGCCGACCTCCGCACGCAGCGGGACGAACTGGCCGGGCGCAAAGCCGAGATCGAGGGCAAGCTGGCCACCGCCAAGCGGCTGCTGGCGAAGCTGACCGCCGAGCAGCGTGCCGCGTACGAGGCCCGCTCGGGCGTCGCCGCCCCCGCGGCAGCCCCGCAGTCCGCACCCCCGCCGCCGTCGGACGGTTCGCGCGCCGCCCGGGCCGTGGCCTTCGCGCACGGGGCGATCGGGAAGCCGTACGTGTGGGGCTCGACGGGCCCGGGGTCCTTCGACTGCTCGGGCCTCACCCAGGCGGCCTGGCGCTCGGCCGGGGTCTCCCTGCCCCGCACCACCTACACCCAGATCAACGCGGGCCGGCGCGTCTCCCGCGACCAGCTGGCCCCCGGCGACCTGGTGTTCTTCTACTCCGGCGTCACCCACGTCGGCCTGTACATCGGAAACGGCCAGATGATCCACGCACCGCGCCCGGGGTCGACGGTCCGGATGGCCCCGATCGACTCGATGCCCTGGGCGGGCGCCTCCCGCCCCGCCTAG
- a CDS encoding ArsR/SmtB family transcription factor produces MAAGELHHPDAARIELVEVLAALGHPVRLEIVRTLAGAEAEVFCGAVAAGLPRSTVTHHLRTLREAGVIRQRPDGRKLFLTLRREDLEQRFPGLLALAVADFPGPGPAVGPAP; encoded by the coding sequence ATGGCCGCCGGAGAACTCCACCACCCCGACGCCGCCCGGATCGAGCTCGTCGAGGTCCTGGCGGCCCTCGGCCACCCCGTGCGGCTGGAGATCGTCCGGACCCTCGCCGGTGCCGAGGCGGAGGTCTTCTGCGGTGCCGTGGCCGCCGGGCTCCCGCGCTCCACCGTCACCCACCACCTGCGCACGCTGCGCGAGGCCGGCGTGATCCGCCAGCGCCCCGACGGCCGCAAACTCTTCCTCACCCTGCGCCGCGAGGACCTGGAGCAGCGCTTTCCGGGACTGCTTGCCCTGGCCGTCGCCGATTTTCCGGGCCCGGGACCGGCTGTCGGTCCCGCCCCCTAG